The following are encoded in a window of Pyrenophora tritici-repentis strain M4 chromosome 6, whole genome shotgun sequence genomic DNA:
- a CDS encoding Dimer-Tnp-hAT domain containing protein, with protein sequence MPDPRHPRKRPAAAPVAAAGRSKRQKGSKSQPITIEASQPSHPFVIDEDTQRETPPTSPRRAILAASQGVDFEMQLRDSIPEDAIVAPVEASEVAAAASEAVDEGEPEPDFDPRMADNFDGINWSRLPRYMKPLRTQKQKKSWVYNYGYRLTLRSNTNRIFWLCHICHKRKAATAGFAETTEATSTAARHLNRDHGITNAGEQPPQQLLGGQKSLEMMLKGGFGVSQRVANEIGNFDVQSFRIAAVSWLVDNNLALCQFEDPAFRRMIHFANPEAEQALWSSRTSVAQFVMRLYNFMQPQVVDELRCAASKIHISFDGWTVKGGKRGFFGIVAHFATAEGDLRDVAIDLPQLSGAHTGDRIADCVAETLQKFNITAQNVGYFMLDNAFNNDTAIATLGAKFGFKSKHRRLRCSAHTINLVGQSIIFGSNKDAFNNDENLAEEEKYLNEWRKQGPLGTLIDVISYIKTPQQYDMFANFQRLARQDLPADDDAKFQILEPVKPCVTRWNSFCSAFERAVLLQPAFNSYVCFYVEQQRVADSHARTKNNKKPQAPAWMRSKGLTAADWAVITEYIEVLKPLKDATKRLEGRGKCGRFGAIYEVIPVFEFLMGRFEQRLRQYERVDFEQREAPEDHISINFRAAWEKLNDYYSKLDDSPAYFAACALHPYYRRYCEKAWRDKPEWLVACMADFRALWAEYTTSTPPTKPSKERDNGAIDEAISYIISDSEDDDELTDEYDRWRKLEPKWTSKQHNSPNVDGNPIKYWVQLQSKYPDLSRFAIDVLSIPASSCECERMFSELGDLLAPRRRKIGSQILAALQCVRAWNAAGIKLPTSATSQLSDHDLEQLYNLTAWEQPSDSDVSPTLQRPSTE encoded by the exons ATGCCAGACCCTAGGCATCCTCGTAAACGCCCTGCTGCCGCTCCTGTTGCCGCCGCTGGTCGCTCAAAACGCCAGAAAGGCAGTAAATCACAGCCTATAACTATCGAAGCTTCGCAGCCATCTCACCCTTTCGTTATCGACGAGGATACACAGCGCGAGACTCCGCCAACGTCGCCGCGTCGAGCTATACTGGCCGCGAGCCAAGGCGTTGATTTCGAGATGCAGTTGCGCGACTCTATACCCGAAGATGCGATTGTCGCGCCTGTTGAAGCCTCTGAGGTAGCTGCAGCGGCGTCTGAAGCGGTAGATGAAGGCGAGCCAGAGCCTGACTTCGACCCGCGTATGGCCGATAACTTTGATGGCATTAACTGGAGTCGCCTGCCACGGTATATGAAGCCTCTTCGGACacagaagcagaagaaaAGCTGGGTATACAACTACGGTTATCGGCTTACTCTCCGCAGTAATACCAACAGGATATTCTGGCTGTGCCACATCTGTCACAAGCGTAAAGCAGCGACTGCTGGCTTTGCGGAGACGACGGAGGCAACTAGTACTGCTGCGAGGCACCTAAATAGGGATCATGGAATAACAAACGCTGGCGAGCAACCGCCTCAGCAGCTTCTTGGAGGCCAGAAATCGCTAGAAATGATGCTGAAGGGCGGCTTCGGCGTTAGCCAAAGGGTTGCGAACGAgataggaaacttcgacgtacagtCCTTTCGAATAGCAGCTGTTAGCTGGCTTGTTGACAACAACCTCGCCCTCTGCCAGTTCGAAGATCCAGCTTTCCGCAGGATGATACATTTCGCGAATCCTGAAGCTGAGCAGGCGCTCTGGAGTAGTCGCACAAGCGTTGCGCAGTTTgtgatgaggctgtacaACTTCATGCAGCCTCAGGTCGTCGATGAGCTGCGTTGCGCGGCGAGCAAGatacatataagctttgatgggTGGACCGTtaaaggtggcaagcgtggcttcttcggtattgtcgctcactttgccaCGGCTGAGGGCGACCTTAGGGACGTTGCTATTGACCTGCCGCAGCTCTCAGGTGCCCATACTGGCGACAGGATAGCTGATTGTGTCGCTGAAACTCTGCAGAAGTTTAATATAACTGCGCAGAACGTTGGCTACTTTATGCTCGACAACGCGTTCAATAACGACACTGCTATCGCGACCCTTGGAGCGAAGTTTGGCTTTAAGTCTAAGCATCGCCGGCTACGTTGTAGCGCTCATACAATCAACTTAGTTGGCCAGTCGATTATATTTGGCTCAAACAAGGACGCCTTTAACAACGACGAGAACTTGGCT GAGGAAGAGAAATACCTCAACGAGTGGCGTAAGCAGGGCCCATTAGGCACGCTTATAGACGTTATTAGCTACATCAAAACGCCACAACAGTACGACATGTTCGCGAACTTTCAGCGCCTCGCGAGGCAGGACTTACCggccgacgacgacgctAAATTCCAAATACTCGAGCCTGTAAAGCCTTGCGTTACGCGCTGGAACTCCTTTTGTTCAGCGTTTGAGAGAGCTGTATTACTACAACCCGCGTTCAACTCCTACGTTTGTTTCTACGTGGAACAGCAGCGCGTTGCCGACTCACACGCCCGAACGAAGAACAACAAGAAGCCCCAGGCGCCTGCTTGGATGAGATCTAAGGGCCTcacagctgctgattgggcTGTTATAACTGAGTATATTGAGGTGCTGAAGCCGCTGAAAGATGCTACAAAGCGCCTTGAAGGCAGAGGCAAATGTGGCCGTTTCGGTGCGATATACGAGGTTATACCAGTGTTTGagttccttatggggcgcTTTGAGCAGCGTCTCCGGCAGTACGAGAGGGTTGATTTTGAGCAGCGCGAggcgcctgaagatcacaTCTCTATCAACTTTCGCGCAGCGTGGGAGAAGCTCAACGACTACTACAGTAAACTCGACGACTCACCCGCGTACTTTGCGGCCTGCGCTCTTCACCCGTACTATCGACGCTATTGCGAGAAGGCGTGGCGTGATAAGCCTGAGTGGCTCGTCGCCTGTATGGCTGACTTTCGTGCTCTTTGGGCAGAGTATACGACCTCTACTCCTCCAACAAAGCCCTCAAAAGAGCGTGATAACGGCGCTATTGACGAGGCTATCTCGTACATCATAAGCGATAGCGAGGACGATGATGAGCTCACAGATGAGTACGACAGGTGGCGCAAATTGGAGCCAAAGTGGACGAGTAAGCAGCACAACAGCCCTAACGTTGACGGCAACCCTATCAAGTACTGGGTACAGCTTCAGTCTAAGTATCCCGACCTCTCACGCTTTGCGATTGACGTGTTGAGTATTCCAGCGAGCAGTTGCGAGTGCGAGCGCATGTTTAGTGAACTAGGAGATCTACTTGCTCCGCGACGGCGCAAGATTGGGTCACAAATACTCGCCGCGCTTCAATGTGTACGGGCTTGGAATGCCGCTGGCATAAAGCTGCCGACGTCAGCTACAAGCCAACTCTCAGATCACGACCTTGAGCAGTTGTACAACCTCACAGCGTGGGAGCAACCTAGCGATTCCG ACGTCTCGCCTACCTTACAACGCCCATCCACTGAATAA
- a CDS encoding CHROMO domain containing protein codes for MNDPYTGRRGCLQYKVEWVGNDQSEGWQPYFNLRGSKESVQDFHDRNPGRPGPHATFHDYDDNGQLAVALLCVFNGSLNAQSGL; via the coding sequence ATGAACGACCCCTATACTGGCCGCCGTGGTTGCCTCCAGTACAAAGTTGAATGGGTCGGCAACGACCAGTCTGAAGGCTGGCAACCCTACTTCAACCTGCGCGGCAGCAAGGAGTCAGTCCAGGACTTTCACGACCGCAACCCTGGGCGCCCTGGGCCTCACGCCACCTTTCATGATTATGACGACAACGGGCAGCTTGCCGTTGCCCTGCTTTGTGTTTTCAATGGAAGTTTGAACGCTCAGTCGGGACTTTGA